From a region of the Fibrobacter sp. UWB2 genome:
- a CDS encoding DNA alkylation repair protein, which yields MSIINEIQKALFAKQDLKFKAFHSKLIPTTDAKSIIGVRTPDLRAIAKEFANHPDVEKFLTTLPHKYYDENQIHAFILSLIKDYDDCVSHIDAFLPYVDNWATCDQMRPKVFAKAANRKRLLKDVERWMKAPVTDVYTVRFGIETLMSFFLDDDFDPKFLKWVSKIRSEEYYLNMMVAWFFATALAKQYEATLPFIEKRVLNAWTHNKTIQKAIESYRITDEQKAYLKTLKL from the coding sequence ATGTCTATCATCAACGAAATTCAAAAAGCGCTTTTCGCAAAACAGGATTTGAAGTTCAAGGCTTTCCATAGCAAGCTAATCCCGACGACGGATGCAAAGTCGATTATCGGCGTGCGCACTCCCGATTTGCGAGCCATCGCAAAGGAATTTGCAAACCATCCTGACGTGGAAAAATTTTTGACCACGCTCCCGCACAAGTATTACGACGAAAATCAAATCCATGCGTTTATTTTGTCTTTAATTAAGGACTATGATGATTGCGTGTCGCACATCGATGCGTTCTTGCCGTATGTGGATAACTGGGCAACTTGCGACCAGATGCGCCCGAAAGTTTTTGCAAAGGCCGCGAACCGCAAGCGACTTTTGAAAGATGTCGAACGCTGGATGAAAGCTCCCGTGACGGACGTTTACACTGTCCGCTTTGGTATCGAAACTTTGATGTCGTTCTTTTTGGATGATGACTTTGATCCGAAATTTTTGAAATGGGTTTCGAAAATCCGCAGTGAGGAATATTACCTCAATATGATGGTGGCGTGGTTCTTTGCGACGGCACTTGCAAAGCAGTACGAGGCGACGCTCCCGTTCATTGAAAAACGCGTGCTCAATGCATGGACGCACAACAAGACTATCCAGAAGGCGATTGAAAGCTATCGCATCACGGATGAGCAAAAAGCATATCTGAAGACCTTAAAATTATAG
- the rpsB gene encoding 30S ribosomal protein S2, whose product MANLPSVEDLLAAGSHFGHQTQRWNPKMKPYILAEKNGIYVLNLSKTRDLLEEAAKAAAKISESGKTVLFVGTKPTARQCVLDAAATCNQFSVTNRWLGGMLTNFQTVRKSIKKIDKIDTMEQDGTFQAFSKKEVLDKTRERAKLLDVFGGIREMVNLPGLLVVTDLAHEKIAVAEARRLHIPIIGICDTNVDPTLVDYPIPANDDAVKSLKLIVDYIAANVKPRVAADKKESKEEVKKFDNGEDK is encoded by the coding sequence ATGGCTAATTTGCCTTCCGTCGAAGATCTGCTTGCTGCAGGCTCCCACTTTGGTCACCAGACTCAGCGCTGGAATCCGAAAATGAAACCGTACATCTTGGCAGAAAAGAACGGCATCTACGTTCTCAACCTCTCCAAGACTCGTGACCTCCTCGAAGAAGCTGCTAAGGCTGCTGCCAAGATTTCTGAATCTGGCAAGACCGTGCTCTTCGTTGGCACGAAGCCGACTGCACGTCAGTGCGTGCTCGACGCTGCTGCTACCTGCAACCAGTTCTCCGTCACCAACCGTTGGTTGGGCGGTATGCTCACGAACTTCCAGACTGTCCGCAAGTCCATCAAGAAGATTGACAAGATCGACACCATGGAACAGGACGGCACCTTCCAGGCTTTCTCCAAGAAGGAAGTCCTCGACAAGACTCGTGAACGCGCCAAGCTCCTCGACGTGTTCGGTGGTATCCGCGAAATGGTGAACCTCCCGGGCCTTCTCGTCGTGACCGACCTCGCTCACGAAAAGATCGCTGTTGCAGAAGCTCGCCGTCTCCACATTCCTATCATCGGCATCTGCGACACGAACGTCGATCCGACCCTCGTGGACTACCCGATTCCGGCAAACGACGACGCTGTGAAGTCCCTCAAGCTCATTGTGGACTACATCGCTGCTAACGTCAAGCCGCGCGTCGCTGCTGACAAGAAGGAATCCAAGGAAGAAGTGAAGAAGTTCGACAACGGCGAGGACAAGTAA
- a CDS encoding DUF4230 domain-containing protein — MKPALKIIAILLIICVTSVTTALVMKKLYSDTKRTSITSEFVEQQISEISELATLHHHYRKNANYQDAKKLLEYMPNWRINKSIKEFSLVYEGDVKLGYNLKDIKILVEPNTQSIFIYLPEPRILSHSIDFESIQILWEKQGWFNNIRFEDFKQFFISEQKKYEQENSEELKRRAREHAMKLIQLRLGTTIEHGYKVNLEQRE, encoded by the coding sequence ATGAAACCCGCTCTAAAAATAATTGCAATTTTGCTCATCATTTGCGTTACAAGTGTAACGACTGCGCTTGTCATGAAAAAGCTGTACTCCGACACAAAACGGACGAGCATCACAAGCGAGTTTGTGGAGCAGCAAATTAGCGAGATTTCGGAGCTTGCGACCCTCCACCACCACTACCGCAAAAATGCAAACTACCAGGACGCGAAAAAACTCCTCGAATACATGCCCAACTGGAGAATCAACAAATCCATCAAGGAATTTTCGCTTGTTTATGAGGGCGATGTCAAGCTGGGTTACAATTTGAAGGACATCAAGATTCTTGTCGAGCCGAACACGCAAAGCATTTTTATTTATCTGCCGGAGCCCAGGATTCTAAGCCACAGCATCGATTTCGAGAGCATACAAATTCTTTGGGAAAAGCAAGGCTGGTTCAACAACATCCGCTTCGAAGACTTCAAGCAGTTCTTTATTTCTGAACAAAAGAAATACGAACAGGAGAACAGCGAGGAGCTCAAGCGCAGAGCACGCGAGCATGCGATGAAGTTAATCCAGTTGCGGCTCGGGACAACCATAGAACACGGCTACAAGGTCAATCTGGAGCAGCGCGAATAA
- the tsf gene encoding translation elongation factor Ts, with the protein MQITASLVNELRQKTGVGMMQCKKALVETDGDMDKAVELLRKHGAAVAAKRADKAAKEGRVYLIETADKAAAFELTCETEPVSNNDDFVALAAMATKAVETQDIASVEDLKNAVVDGVKINDRLQDVLVKIQENIDFRKFAEIKKVPNSVFGVYSHMKGKIGVITELAFEGSADEAALKQAAKDIAMQAAAFAPVALNDAAVPAETIEKEKEIAKAQIEASGKQTKPEFMQRQIDGRVAKVLKEIVLEDQEFFMSEKNPKKLSVKDYLQEVVAKQLGLTSLKVVNFIRFERGN; encoded by the coding sequence ATGCAGATTACCGCTTCCCTCGTTAACGAACTCCGCCAGAAGACTGGCGTCGGCATGATGCAGTGCAAGAAGGCACTCGTCGAAACTGACGGTGACATGGACAAGGCCGTTGAACTCCTCCGCAAGCACGGTGCTGCTGTCGCTGCAAAGCGCGCAGACAAGGCTGCTAAGGAAGGCCGCGTTTACCTTATCGAAACTGCTGACAAGGCTGCCGCTTTCGAACTCACCTGCGAAACTGAACCGGTTTCCAACAACGACGACTTCGTTGCCCTCGCTGCTATGGCCACCAAGGCTGTTGAAACGCAGGATATCGCTTCCGTCGAAGATCTCAAGAACGCTGTCGTCGATGGCGTCAAGATCAATGACCGCCTCCAGGACGTCCTCGTGAAGATTCAGGAAAACATTGACTTCCGCAAGTTTGCAGAAATCAAGAAGGTTCCGAACTCCGTGTTTGGCGTTTACAGCCACATGAAGGGCAAGATCGGTGTTATCACTGAACTCGCTTTCGAAGGCTCTGCTGACGAAGCTGCTCTCAAGCAGGCTGCTAAGGACATCGCTATGCAGGCCGCTGCTTTCGCTCCGGTTGCATTGAACGATGCTGCAGTTCCGGCTGAAACGATCGAAAAGGAAAAGGAAATTGCCAAGGCTCAGATCGAAGCTTCTGGCAAGCAGACCAAGCCTGAATTCATGCAGCGCCAGATTGATGGCCGCGTGGCTAAGGTCCTTAAGGAAATCGTTCTCGAAGACCAGGAATTCTTCATGTCTGAAAAGAACCCGAAGAAGCTCTCTGTCAAGGACTACCTCCAGGAAGTCGTTGCAAAGCAGCTCGGCCTTACCAGCTTGAAGGTCGTGAACTTCATCCGCTTCGAACGCGGTAACTAA
- a CDS encoding CTP synthase yields MAKATAKNSAKQPKYIFITGGVVSSLGKGITSASLALLLKSRGYKVFMQKLDPYLNVDPGTMSPYQHGEVFVTDDGYETDLDLGHYERFAGVQCSKASSYTSGRIYSSVLSKERAGHYLGGTVQVIPHITNEIKDAFRSAAESGADIILCEIGGVAGDIESLPFLEAARQFRFEVGVENTCFIHLTLVPYLKAAGELKTKPSQHSVAELRNIGIFPDILVCRTEMHIPQEHLDKLALFCNVKPECVIEEKDVKDSVYAVPRELSKQELDLRVLEQLHLSVHPIVHSEWDSLVKKATQPKYECTIALVGKYIAIRDAYKSVHEALQHAGMANNAKVNVECIEAEELEKNPKLIKKADGILIPGGFGSRGVNGKCTAIRYARENKVPLLGICLGMQCCVIEFARDVLGWKDANSTEFDENTTHPVIDLMDEQKNVTEKGGTMRLGAYPCKLAKDSNAAKLYKSEKISERHRHRYEFNYNSEFRKELEKAGLKIAGTSPDGKLVEMVELKNHPYFEACQFHPEFKSRPTDPHPLFTGLVKAALEQKKANGKKPAAPSEKAKKAKTK; encoded by the coding sequence ATGGCTAAGGCAACCGCAAAGAATTCGGCAAAGCAGCCTAAGTACATTTTTATCACGGGCGGCGTCGTAAGCTCGCTCGGCAAGGGAATCACCTCGGCATCGCTCGCGCTCCTCTTGAAGAGCCGCGGCTACAAGGTGTTCATGCAAAAGCTCGACCCGTACCTGAACGTGGATCCGGGTACGATGAGCCCTTACCAGCATGGCGAAGTTTTTGTGACTGACGATGGCTACGAAACCGACTTGGACCTTGGCCACTATGAACGTTTTGCAGGTGTGCAGTGTTCCAAGGCATCGAGCTACACATCGGGCCGTATTTATTCTTCCGTACTTTCTAAGGAACGTGCAGGCCATTACCTGGGCGGTACGGTACAGGTCATTCCGCACATCACGAACGAAATCAAGGATGCATTCCGCTCGGCAGCCGAAAGCGGTGCAGATATTATCTTGTGCGAAATCGGCGGTGTGGCAGGCGATATCGAATCGCTCCCGTTCCTCGAAGCAGCAAGACAGTTCCGTTTCGAAGTCGGTGTCGAAAACACCTGCTTTATCCACTTGACTTTGGTGCCGTACCTCAAGGCTGCAGGTGAACTCAAGACCAAGCCTTCGCAGCACTCCGTCGCCGAACTCCGCAACATCGGTATTTTCCCGGACATTCTCGTGTGCCGTACCGAAATGCATATTCCGCAGGAACATCTCGACAAGCTCGCACTTTTCTGCAACGTGAAGCCCGAATGCGTCATCGAAGAGAAGGACGTGAAGGATTCCGTTTACGCCGTGCCGCGCGAACTTTCCAAGCAGGAACTCGACTTGCGCGTTTTGGAACAGCTTCATTTGAGCGTTCACCCGATTGTACATTCTGAATGGGATAGCCTCGTCAAGAAAGCCACGCAGCCCAAGTACGAATGCACCATCGCACTCGTCGGCAAGTACATCGCCATTCGCGATGCCTACAAGTCCGTGCACGAAGCTTTGCAGCACGCCGGCATGGCCAACAACGCCAAGGTGAATGTGGAATGTATCGAAGCCGAAGAACTCGAAAAGAATCCGAAGCTCATCAAGAAGGCTGACGGCATTTTGATTCCGGGCGGTTTCGGAAGCCGCGGTGTCAACGGCAAGTGCACTGCCATCCGCTACGCTCGCGAAAACAAGGTTCCGCTGCTCGGCATCTGCCTCGGCATGCAATGCTGCGTGATTGAATTTGCGCGCGACGTTCTCGGCTGGAAGGACGCCAACTCCACCGAATTCGACGAAAATACAACGCACCCGGTCATCGACTTGATGGACGAACAGAAGAACGTCACGGAAAAAGGCGGCACCATGCGCCTGGGCGCTTACCCCTGCAAGCTCGCCAAGGATTCCAACGCGGCCAAGCTTTACAAGAGCGAAAAGATCAGCGAACGCCATCGCCACCGTTACGAGTTCAACTACAATAGCGAATTCCGCAAGGAACTCGAAAAGGCGGGACTCAAGATTGCAGGTACATCGCCCGACGGAAAGCTCGTCGAAATGGTCGAACTCAAGAATCACCCATACTTTGAAGCTTGCCAGTTCCATCCGGAATTCAAGAGCCGCCCGACAGATCCGCACCCGCTGTTTACAGGTCTTGTAAAGGCTGCCCTCGAGCAGAAAAAAGCGAACGGGAAAAAGCCTGCAGCGCCATCCGAAAAAGCGAAAAAGGCTAAAACAAAGTAA
- a CDS encoding alpha/beta fold hydrolase, protein MIDYTVQTVKTDNFEMDYLKFGTGARTLVLLPGMSLKSTMGLASMVVDSYKIFADDFTVYMFDRKKNFGESYPMEQMAADTAEAMDALGIERACFIGISQGGMISQIIAEQYPQKVERLALGCSAARLNDMSRAVMTEWKRLAEARDIEALCSNFIDKVFSAETIRKYKKSLMRMNTNATEQDMARFCVLARACLEYDAFAGLEKLKCPTLVLGAELDQVLGVIASREIAEVLKQNGVPVELYVYENYGHAAYDEAPDYRARILAFLKG, encoded by the coding sequence ATGATTGATTATACCGTACAGACCGTAAAAACCGACAATTTTGAAATGGACTACCTCAAGTTTGGCACGGGCGCGCGTACGCTCGTGTTACTGCCGGGGATGAGTCTCAAGAGTACGATGGGCCTTGCCTCGATGGTGGTGGATTCGTACAAGATATTTGCAGACGATTTTACGGTCTACATGTTCGACCGCAAAAAGAATTTCGGTGAATCGTATCCGATGGAACAGATGGCGGCTGATACTGCCGAAGCGATGGATGCGTTGGGCATTGAACGCGCCTGCTTCATTGGAATTTCGCAGGGTGGCATGATTTCGCAAATCATTGCTGAACAATACCCGCAGAAGGTCGAACGCTTGGCGCTTGGTTGCAGTGCTGCTCGCTTGAACGATATGTCTCGCGCGGTGATGACGGAATGGAAACGCCTCGCCGAAGCTCGCGATATCGAAGCCCTCTGCTCGAATTTTATAGATAAAGTTTTTTCTGCCGAAACAATCCGCAAGTACAAAAAGAGCCTGATGCGCATGAATACGAATGCGACTGAACAGGATATGGCTCGATTCTGCGTGCTTGCCCGCGCTTGCCTCGAATACGATGCTTTTGCAGGACTTGAAAAACTCAAGTGCCCGACGCTCGTTTTGGGCGCCGAACTTGACCAGGTCTTGGGCGTAATCGCCTCTCGCGAAATTGCAGAAGTGCTAAAGCAAAACGGTGTGCCGGTAGAACTCTACGTTTACGAGAACTACGGCCATGCCGCCTATGACGAAGCCCCGGATTACCGTGCAAGGATTCTGGCGTTCTTGAAGGGGTAG